A stretch of DNA from Brevibacterium sp. CBA3109:
CAACATCTGTCGGCCGACGCGCTCGAGGGTCATTGTGCCAAGAAACAGGCTCCAGTTGAAGCCACCCAATTGGCTCTCAAGACGCTGGCGACCCACCCTCAGCCACCTGCTTACGTCCGATCGCCAACGCTCACCAATCCGGCACGTTCTGTGGTCACTAATGAGCGAGAGCGAAGCGGCGGACAATCCTAGCATCGCGAGCACCACCCTGGAGCAGGCTTGCCCCCGCCTCAAGCCCCGGTCACAACGAGCTTTAGAAACCCAACTCTATCAACGAATCAATTTGCATCCGGAAGGTAGGTAAAAACCCCTGATCTTCGGTCGACCTCTGGATCCTCCTATCTTCCCTGAGGCTCTCTCGAGCTACAGCAATTGCCTTATCTGCGTGGAGCAGAATGGCGCTCAACTCTATTAGGACACTATTGCTTGGAATTTTTGCAATCCTGATCCTTGAGTCATAGCCACGAATGTCAAAATTGGGATCCTCCGACTCGGCAAGAACCAGAGCCTGATTAGGCTGTATAGTTCCAGCCAATTGAGTAAAATCTTGCCTTAAATCCTGCGAATCGAGCTTCTCTGGCGCAATAAGGGGCGCCGCACTCCAGCCGAATATCGGCCCTAGCGGACCCGACATGAGTTCGACAAAAGGTCCTACAAGACCAGATTTGACTATTTCGCTAATGCTGCCCGGATCTTGATCGCCCCTCATTGCCTGTTCGACGATTGGAGGCGCCGTGCAAGATACCTTCTCGAGTTTCCCATCAGAGTTTCGCCCTAGAACCGCCGTGGCAAACACCGATGCATCCTCACGAAATTGCTCGGCAACTAGCTTTGCGTCGGCGTAGGTAGCTGGTGCCGATAGGATCATTGTGCTGGATTTCATCTTTCGCGCTCCTTCATCTCACTCGCACCAGCCTCGCCTGGCGCTCCGTCTTCGTAAGTACGGGATGGCCAAAAGTAGCTTCTGCCTAGAGTATTTGATCGCAGGTAGTTTGCGACCTTCGTGGTTGACATCGACGTTGCATGTCCATCAGGGAGCAGACCTTCACGCATTCTAATTAGTCGCATTAAGAACTGTTGCTCGCAGTCCCAAACGATCCACCGCCCGCCTGGCGCGAGCGAGGCTCGTGCAAGTCTGCTCTGAACGGTGGCCTTGACGTGGACTCTACACGATCGTAGGCTTCGATTAAGTGAGGCACCTCACTTATCGCACTCAGCACACACTCAAGGAGGAGACATGAGACGGCTCGCTACGATCCTGATCTCAGCTTTTACGAGTCTTGGATTGGTGACCTTCGGCGGCTCGACGGCCCTTGCATCAGAGCCCGCGGCTCAGTCTGTTACAGCGCACGTTGCGCCTGCATCGGTGGCCGCCCCGGCAGAGGTCGAACCTGAGATTGATTGGGGGGAGGTAATTAGAACATTTCACGATCAGGGAAGCTGCAACGCCGTCAGGGTCGTTTACGAATCAGTTCGGCCAGATCTTCCCAAGCTGAAATGCATCAAGGGCGACAATGGACTTTGGCACCTCGTTCGCAGGTAGTTCTATCACTAGAAACCGCGTGCGTGGCTGGATCGTACTTCCTGATGGGAGGTGCGATCCAGCTATTTGCCTACGCCCGCACGAGGCATTACCTCGCTCGTCTAGCCATTGTAGGTGCCCACTTCTTGAACGGCCTCCGCGCGAGTCTATTGATACAAGCTGCCACTATCCAGGACCAGTGACCAGTCGTTAGGGCCCCACGAATATATAGAGGCACCTCAACTGGGTGGTGACGTCTCTCGCCATGGCCATCAACCACGGTGCCGCCGTAATGAAGAGGTGTCGGTGCCGGTTCTAGACGCGGCCGTTTGGCCACCGTGGCCACATGATCGTCTGGCAAGACTGATCCGGTCCCCCTCGTTACGAGACTCCCCGTGCTCATCGATTGCCAACGCACGGGGGTCAGCGGCACCGTGTTTCTGATGCTCACATGCCGGGCCAACACGCGAGTCTTGGCCTGTGCTTGGAGTGCGGTCAAAAAACTGCCAGGACCGGTTCGTAGAAAAAGGAGCCATATGCGCAGGAGGAAAGCCAATGCCGACCGTAAACGAGTTGCAGGATTCCGGCAAGCATTCGGCGTGATGAGACCGTACCAGGCGGTGCTATGGTGGGCGCTGCTAATCGGAATATGCGCCGCGGGGATCTCCACCATCCAACCTATTTTCGTTTCCAGGGTCGTCGACGAGTTCAGCGGCGGAATCACCATCGGTCTGCCCATGCTCATCGTTTGCCTGCTTATTGTCGGCGCGGGGTTGACAGGAATGAAGGAACTGCTCATCGAGAGAGCCGGAGAGCGGTTCGCCTACGACACCCGAGTAGCCCTCGTCGAACTCATCTACAACCTACCAATTCCTAGACTCGAGAAACACGACAGAGCCGACATCGTCTCAAGAGTCACCTCCGACGTCACTGCGGCGCGAATGCTTCTGACGTCCGGCATTATCGACCTGGCGGTGGGGGGCGCCACTGTTATCGTCTCGGTGGTGATGATGGCGACGATCGACCCTCTCCTACTCTCGCTCGCCCTCGTCGCTGTGCTCGTCGTGGCGATCGCCGTCTACAAACTGGGCGAGAAGGCGCGCCCCATCGGTCTGAGCATGCAGGACTCGATCGGGACGCTCGCCGGGCACCTCTCTCGAGCGATCGGCTCCATCAAGACGATCCGCGCGGCGAGAGCAACCAAGGCAGAAGGACTGGGAGCGCAGGAACAGGCGGCGGCCGTTCGGCGAGCCGGGCTTGAAGCCGCCAATCTGCGGGCGATCATCCAAGCCACGACCGGCGTCGCAGTTCAGCTCTTGATCGTTGTGGTCGTCGGCATCGGTGCGCTCCGAGTCTCCGTGGGAGCCGTGTCAACAGGCGATCTTGCCGCATTCATCATGTATCTCATGCTGATCGTCACGCCCATCACGATGATGGCGACCATCGTTTCCACGCTGGGTGAGGCCTTCGGGGCGCTCTCGCGAATTCTTGAGCTTCAGAGAGAGCCGATCGAAGACCCAGGTCCCGACCAGGAAGCGGCGGCGGCCGTCCGCCCTCGGCTGGACTCGCCGGCGTTAGAGTTCGACACCGTCTCGTTCGCATACTCCTTGACGCGGGCGTCGAACCAGCCCGTTGCATTGACACTCGACAACGTAAGTTTCGCCGCTGCTCCGGGCGCTGTGACGGCGCTCGTGGGGCCTTCTGGGGCCGGGAAGACCACGGTCTTCTCGCTCATCGAGCGATTCTACGACGTCACGGAGGGAACGATTCGCATCCATGGGCGCGACATGGGATCGATGTCCCGCGACGAGGTGCGCTCGCGCGTCGCCTACGTCGACCAGGACGCAGCAGCGTTGTCCGGCACAATCCGCGACAACCTGCGCCTCAACGCTCCATCGGCCGACGACGAGACCTGTGCGCAGGCTCTCTGGAAAGTTGGCCTCCTAGCCGAGCACGAACAGGCACGCGAAGTGCTTGACAGGAGCGTCGGCGAGCTAGGGTCGCGCCTCAGCGGTGGCGAGCGCCAGCGCCTGGCCTTCGCGCGGGCCATACTCTCCCAGGCGGAGATCCTTCTCCTTGACGAAGTCACCTCTCACCTGGACGGTAGGAACGAATCGGCGATCCAAGACGTGATGCGGTCTGGCGACGACCAGACCGTTCTCGTCATCGCCCACCGCCTGTCAACGATCGCCGACGCGGACCGCATCATTCTCTTCGACGAGGGTCGGATCCGGGATGCCGGAACCCACCGCGAGCTGCTCGGGCGGTCGGAACTCTACCTCAGCCTCGCCCGCACGCAGTTCATCACCAGCGATCCCGACTGAACCAGAGCTCCCACGAACGGGAGGGTTGCCAAGATGCGATCCGGCTGCTAAGTTGGGTAGTCACCTTACTCTTACGCCTAGAGGGGAGGACGGACAGATGCCGCTCGACACTCGCTACCTGCACTACTGTCAGGCGGGGAAGCCCTTCTATCAGCCAGCTGACAATGCGGGCTCGTCCCCGGCGCTGGGCTCAGACATCGTCCAACTCACCGAGTGGACCGTCACCAGGAGTCAGCCATGGACCGTCTACGTCCCGTCCGATAGGCGATTGCCGCGCCAGGGTTGGAAGATCCATCTCTCAGCGACGAGAAGTAATCGCGCAGCAGTCCTCCGCGCAGCCTCTGAATATTGCTATCGCCACGACATTCCCTTCAAGCACCTGTCGACCGAGGCGGACTTCAAGTCGCAGAACAGCAAGTACGCGAACCGGGCATCGTCGGGGAAGTTTGTCACCGTCTATCCCGAATCCGTCGAACAGTTCGAGAAGACCCTGCGCGACCTCGACTCGACCATCGGACACCTCGAGGGGCCCTACATTCTCTCTGATCGACGATGGGGAACCGGCCCAATCTTCTATCGATACGGTGCGTTCGTACAGTCGAACTCGGAGACCACCTTCGTCACGACGCTCATTGCTCCCGACGGTACAGAGGTCGAGGATCCCAGGGAGCCTGCCTTCACGCCCCCCGCCTGGCTCGACTTCCCGACGTTCCTGAGCGAGCAGAGGGACCAGGCGGGTGGGCCTGAATTCCCGTTCGAAATGGTCAAGGCTCTGCATTTCTCCAACGGAGGAGGAGTCTACCTGGCTCGGGCTCTGACCAACGAGTTTGTCGGAGCCGGGACCGATGTCGTCCTCAAAGAGGCACGACCCCACACTGCCGTCGACGACGACGGCCTCGACGCCGTTGACCGCCTAGCACACGAGAACCGAGTGTTGCAGGACCTCGCATCAACCGGATTCGTCCCGCAGGTGCATGGAATCTTCCGGCACTGGGAGCACATGTTCTTGGTCCAAGAGCATGTCGATGGGCTCGACCTCAAGCGCGAGTGGATGAAGCGGACGCCGGTGCTCAAACCGCGACCCTGGACTCTGCAGGAGCCCGATTACCTCAAATGGCTTGAGAGAACGATCGGGCGCCTCGAGGCCGCCATCGGTGCCTTCCATCGTAAGGGCTGGCTCATCGGCGACATCCATCCAAAGAACATCATCATGAGAAACGGTGCGCACCCCGTCTTCATCGACCTCGAGTTCGCCCATGCGATGGACGAGCGGTGGCGGAGCACAAACGGTGCACCCGGATACGAGCCATCCAAAGGCCTGACGGGAGCTGCAGCTGATAGATGGTCGCTGGGCATCGTCGAGCTGGACCTCGTGCTCCCGCAGGCGACGATCGCCGACCAAGGGAACCACCAGAAGATCGTAGATTTAGTAGCGTTCGGGCAGGAGGAGCTCGGAGTTCCGGAGGCAGCCGCTGCCCGAATTCTCCGGAACACCGTCGAGGCGCTCCCTCATTCTGAATCGGCTAGGCCGACGATGCCGCCGCTGGAGATCGACCAGTTGCAGAGACGGTTTGCGACGGCTATCCTCTCGACGATCGACCTCGAGAATCCGCTTGCCCCGGTTCCCTCGGACATTGAAGTGTTCGAGGAGGGAGGAGACGAAGCCAGGATCGGCTATCCATACGGGATCGTCGGAGTGCTGGCGGCCTTAACCGTCTCAGGAGTACCACTGGAGGATCGACTGATCCGCCGCTCCACCGGATGGATTCGTGAACGGCTTTCTCAAATCCGCTCTAGCGGCTTCAAGGGAAGAGAAGGCATCCAGTACGGCCTCGAGCAGATCGGCTTCCACGCTCTGGCCGCCGAGGTGGAGCGGCTTGACCTTGCGCCGCCCTCGGACCACACCTATTGGTCGGGCTGGGCAGGAGTCGGGCTAGGCGCGCTGTCCCGAGACAGTGTCCATGCCAAGGAGATAGAGGCCGCGTCCGACGCACTGAGCCGACTGCTCGAGACCGACGTTGAGACCCCGGTGGCAGGCCTTCTCCACGGCTGGAGCGGCCCGGCGCTCTTCTGGACAACTGCTTTCCGACGCCATGCTCAGCGACCCGAGTACAAGGATCTTGCGAGACGAGCGATCGAGCGCGACCTCAGTGCGTGCGGCGAGACTCTCAACGGCACCATTGAACTCGACGAGGGTTGGCGCACCCTGCCTTATCTGGGCACTGGCTCGGCAGGCGTAGCCCTGGCCATTGAAGAGCTCAACGCCATCAGCGAGTCGCCGAGATTCACGCAGGAGCTCGACAAGCTTCGCCTTGCCTCGACGTATTTTCAGTGCGGCCAGGGCGGCTTCGCCCACGGCCTCACGGGCTTCATCACAATGCTTGCCCGCTACCCGGAGATGCACTCTGGCGCGAGAGAGGTTCTCGAATCTCACATGCGATCGCTCCAGCTGCACGCAGTCCCCTTCGGGGAGGGCCTACTCATCCGGGGGAACCAGAATCTCCGGTTGTCCTGTGATTTCCTGACCGGTTCTGCAGGTGTGCTCGGTGGGCTGTCCGCAGTCCAGGGCCGCTGGTCAGGTGTTCCGTTCCTACCTGGGACGGACGGATCGAGAATGGAGAGGAGGTGACTTTAATCGTGGACAAGATTCTTGCATTCCAGAGCATGGCCGGTGAGACCGAAACCCACGACGGAGCGCGCGTGAGCACTGTCAGCGTGATTCCGCCGTGCCCGGGTTGGCCGAGCGCCGTGACGTTCGGAAACTGCTGACGCAGTTTCGCGTCGGAGATGGCGGCCGAAGTGTGCTTCGGCCGCCTCTTCGTGCTTCCTGACAGGTCGCCGCAGCATCGGCGATTGAGCAACCCGAGAGCGAAAGCGACGGACATGACATGAACACCGCACCCACTATCCATGCCGAGCAGATTGTGAAGCTCCCCAGCGGCAACGCCTCGGCGCAGCAGCTACCGATCCTGCGCGACTGCTCAGTCGACCTCGGCGGCGGCCTGACCGCCGTCGTCGGCCCGTCCGGCGCGGGAAAGACGTCTCTGCTCTACTGCCTCAGCGGCCTCGATCGCCCCGATCGGGGCCAGGTCTCCATCAACGGTACCGACCTCTACGCGATGAGCGACGAGAGGCGCACCCGGTTCCTGCGCCAGACCGCGAGCTTCGTCTTCCAGCAGTACAACCTCATCGGCTACCTCACCGTCGAGGAGAACGTCCGGCTCCCTCACGCCCTGGCCAAACACCGAGTCGAGGTAGCCGCAGTCGAGGAGATCCTCTCCCGCTTCGGTCTGCTCGAGAAGAGGGCGGCGAGGGTAAACACCCTCTCCGGGGGCGAGCAGCAGCGAGCCGCCCTGTGCCGGGCGATCCTCATGCGGCCGTCAGTGATCTTCGCTGATGAACCTACCGGCGCCCTTGACACCGCCAACACCGCCGTCGTGCTGCGGGTCTTGCGCGAACTGGCCACCCAGGAGTGCTCCGTCATCATGGTCACCCACGACGTCGAGTCCGCGGCTCTGGCCGATCGGATCGTCTTCATGCGCGATGGAACGATCGCCCACGTCACCGGACAGCTCGGCGTCGACGATATCCTCCACACCATGGCGCGCTTGGGAGGCCGGTAGTATGTACAGGTACGCTCGCCGTATTCTCCTAGCCGACCTCGGCAGCTGGTGGCCGGCCATCGCCACTGTCGCCGCCGTGACTGCGCTCGTCGGCCTATGCGCCGCGCAGTTCGCCTGGACCCATGACGACCGCTTCGTCGCCGCCACCCAGGCGCAGGGCCACGCGATCACCGAATTCACCATCGTCTCCGAGACGATCTACATGCTCGTCGCCGTCCTTGCGTTGTTCTCGCTCACCGTCGTCGGCACCGCGACCGTGGAGTCGACCCGGCGCACTTTCTCCCAGTGGCGTCTCGTCGGGGCCAGTCCTGGCGACGTGCGCCGCAGCACCTGGGCGCTCGTCGCCACCGCCTCGCTCATCGGGGCAGTGCCCGGCTCCCTCGCGGGGATCGGCCTGAGCTACGTCGTCGTGCCCGCCTTTAACCAGATGGCCGCCCCTGGCTTCAACGCCCCGGTCTTGCCGCCGTCCATCCTCGCGTGGCTGGCCTCTCTTGTCCTCGGCGTGGCCACCTGCCTGCTCGGGGCGTTCGGACCGGCGCACCGAGCCTCGCGGACGCAGGCGATCGAGGTCTTCCGCGACATCCCCGGACGTCACAGGAAAGGGTGGTGGTGGCGAGTCCCGCTGGCGGGGCTCCTGCTGCTGTTTTCCCTCGGCATGGTCGTGACAGCGGCTGCGCTCGGCGCACATTCCGCCGGCGTAGCGGTGATGTTCAATCTCGCCCTAAACGCCGGAATTTCGGCCGTGTTCTTCGCCTACATCGTCGGCCCACTCTGCGTCCCTGGGCTCCTCGCAGGGCTCGGCCACCTTGCGGGCACGTTTGGCAACGTCACCGGCCGACTCGCGGCTCGGGCTGCCGTCGAGAGGGCAGGCACCAGCGCGAACACCGTCGCCCCGCTGGCCGCGGGCATCGGCGGGGTCGGCGTCATCCTCACCTCCGTCGAATCTGCGGCGGCCGTGGTCAGGGTTGTCGACAGCTCGGCGGAGACCAACCTCGCCGACACCGTGGTGATGGCCGCCCTGATTTCCTTCGTCCTCCTCGTCACTTCCGCCGCCGTCGTCTCGCTGGTCTCGCGCGACCTTGAGCGAGAGCATTCCCTGCTGCGGATCGCAGGGATGCCGAGCCGGCGCATCACTGGTTGGTATGCCTGGCAGGCACTCCTCCTCTCCCTGACCGCCATCCTGCTCGCGGCCGTGCCGATTATCGTCACGGTGGCGACGACCGCCATCAGCTCGGCCGCCTACGTCGGCTACCCGATCGTCGCGGTGCCGTGGACGACACTTCTCCTCGGACTCGTCGTCAGCTGGCTCGTCCTTTTCCTCGTCCAGTGGTGGCCCGCCCGGGCCTCGCTACGCGCTGACGTCGCCGTCGGCCTAAGGTCGGCGTGAGGGACCGGCATGGCGCTATCCGGCTCGGAAATCGCTGAACTCGCCTATGAGGTCGAGCGCAGACGGCTGCAACCCTGGCTCGACGAGCTACGCGAGGTCAAGGAGACGACGACCGCGGAGGTACTAGGCGCCAGCGACGAAGACCTCAGAGCTCACCTTCGGGTTGGTGATACCGGCGGCCTGGTGGCGCGCTTCCCAATGCCCGACCGGAGCTGGCAGGAGATGCCGCTGCCAGCTGTCGTGGCAACCGATCTGGCGGCGTGGGCGCCTGCTGCGGACCACCGGTCCGTGGCCCTGATCTCGCGAACTCTCGACGACAACTATTCGCTATCGATTTACACGGCCGGGACGAAAGTCGGAGCATCGTCTGTGACGCACACCGAACGACGAGTCTCTTCCGGTGTCTGGGCGTTCGGAAAGGGCTTCATCTGGGTACGCAGGGATGCCTCGCAGCGCCCGAGATGCGTCGTCTGCTGGAATCCTGGTGCTGTCAGGACATTGTTCGACGAGCCCGAAGCGCGTCGTCGGGTTTTCATCGCGGGAGTCCGAGAAGGCCGGGCGGTCATCGTCAGCCGGGGATCGGGTTCGTCAGCGATCTTCTTGACAGACGACGCACTCACTAAGACGGTCGAGATTGTGCCTCGATCCGCAGAGGACGACGCCATGGCGCTTCTCGTAGCCGGCGGCCTCGCCGTGCTCGACCGTCGGGCGCAGACTGTAACGATGCACCTGGCTGAATCGGCGCATGGGATCAAGCTCCCGCCCGACTTTGTAGCGACTGATCTGGGCGAGCAACACGGCGAGCTCTACGTGCGCGGGCGGCGCAACCACACAGCAGCAGTCTGGCTCCCGGCTGACGGGCCCGATGCCGTCTGGAGCGCACCCGAGGCAGGGGTAATTGAGATTTCTCAGATCTCCGATCGGACGATCGACCTCGCGGTCGCTTCCATGATCCACTCCCCGCAAACAGTGTCGGTCGAGCGCAAGACAGTCCCCTCGACGAACGCCGCCGCCCTTCCTGGGCTGATCAGCTGGACCGAGTGGGCCGTGGCGGAAGATGGGGTGCGGATTCCTATCACCCTCTGCGGACGGGTCGACACGACCGGCCCATCCCCTGTTCTCACCATGGTCTACGGATGTTACGGTCTTTCCCTCGACGCGATGCACGATCCATATCTGGAGCATCTCATGCGAGCCGGGATCGTCATCGCCATATGCCATGTCAGGGGCGGGGGCGACTTCGGACCACGTTGGCACGATGCAGCACGGGGATCTACGAAACTGAAGTCGATCACGGACTACGAGGCGTGCTTGTCGACGATTACGCAACTCGACATGGCCGATGCGGGGCGTATCGGCGCCCTGGCCTCGAGCGCGGGCGCACTCATCGCCACTAGCGCCGTCCTGCGGCAGCCCGGACTGGTCTCAGTCCTTCAACTCGTCCACCCTTTCCTGACGCCGGAGCGAATACTCGCCGATACACACGCGCCTTTGGCCGCAAGCGACTGGATGGAGTTCGGCGACCCGACGAAGAATCGCGCTGGAGTCGAGTCCATCTCGCCACTGGCTATGCTGGAGAGTAGTTCCGCAACCGGAATGGCAACGCCTCCGCTCTGGATCCGGGCAGGAAGCCACGACGATCGGGCTCCTCTCAATGAGATCAGGCTTTGGCTCGACGTCTACGCGAACCGACTTCGTGGTCGACAACCGGATCGGACGTCGGATGCAGTGCTGCAGATTGGTGACCATGGACACCGAGGGCATGCCAATGCCGACGACGCCTCCGAGGCAAATGTGGTCGCCATGGCCTGGCTCAAGCGTGAGCTGCTGGCCGGCCCGAGCTCTCCAACAGCTGTCATCGATTAGTCGAGCATGGGATGATGAGTTAGGCGCACCACTTAGTCATGACAGCCAGAAACGGTCCAGGAGGGCAACGATCATGAACGCAACAATCGGTCAGGTTCCGATGACGGTTGCGGTTGCGGGATCGACGGGCTTCATCGGCAGCGCCGTTGTTGACGAACTCGTCCGAGTGGGACATCGGGTTCGAGCACTGCGCAGGCACAGTAGCAAGGCAAGCCCTGGGGTCGAAGAGATCGTCGCGCAGGACGGCGTCGCCGACCTTCGGGCGCTCGACCGGCTCCTCACGGACAGCGATGTCCTCGTTCACGCCGTCAGTTACACGGGCGAGGACGAGGAGCTCCAGCGAACGACGAACATATCGGGCACGCGCACGCTGTGCGAGCAAGCCGCTGAGCACTCGATCAGGCGCATAGTCCACATCAGTACGGCTGGCGTCTATGGAACGGCCTTCGCGCCGGGGGTCGATGAGTCAACGCCACCTGTTCCTCGTTCAATGCTGAGCCAGTTCCGCCTGGAGGCAGAGCGGATCGTCATCGATGCCGGCGGCATCGCACTGCGCCCGCAATTCGTTCTCGGAGCCGGCGACACTTGGGTCCTCAGTCGGCTCAGCGCTCTGATTAGGGCATGCGGTGCTCAAGGCGTCGCGAGCGGGGCACACGCCTCGGTAATCGGGCGGTCTAGCCTGGCAAGCGTCGTCGGCATTGTCGCCGCGGGGTCTGCTCGGCACCAGATCTACAACGTCGGAACTGCGGTTCCGGTGTCGATGGGTGACCTGGTAGAACAGGTTCTCACAGGCACAGGAGAGTTTCGCGAGGCCCCACGTCGAGTCTCCGTCGACGAAGTCCTGATTGCAGCCGACAAGATTGGTGTCCCGCGGCGCGCGGTCGCCCTGGCACTGGAAGAGTCAGTACTCGACTGTTCGAGATTGTGGACGGAGTTCCCGGAGACGTCGCGGCCGGCACAGATTCTCTCCGCCAATGACATCGCATGGTATCGCCGGTGGCTCGGCATCACGAACTGACAAGAGGAGATCGAATGGTGAAGGCACGACAGACGACACGCCGCACGGCGAGCCAGGACCGCGGGCGCAAGACGCAGTCGCAGATCATCGAAGGAGCGTCCGCAGTCTTCGAGGAGCAGGAGTACTCGGCGGCGAGTCTCGAGGATATCAAGGAGGCCTCTGGCGTGTCCCAGGGGTCAATGTACTTCCACTTCAAGAGCAAGGAACAGATCGCTCTAGCGATCATCCAGGAGCAGCACAATCGCATCTACGCCGGCGTGGACCCGGCGATCGCCGACCATGCCGATCCGCTCATCCGTTTAATGGCGATCTCCAAGATGATCTGTGAGCAACTGCGTACGGACTCCGTCGTGCGCGCGGGCATCAATCTCGCCCTCGGCCAAGGCTCACTGCGGGAAGCCAGCGCGCGCTCGTACGCGACCTGGGTCGATGGCGTCGGTCAGCTTTTAGGCAAACTCGACCGGGACGGCATGCTGAACTCGGACATCCCGGTCGACAGGCTAAGTGCTTCGCTAGTTAGCCATTTCACCGGCGGGAACCTCATGTCCCAGGCGATGACTCAGAGAGCTGACATGACCGACTACATCAGCACCATGTGGAGAGTATTCATCAACGCTGCTATCGCCGAGGCACACCGGGAGCGGTACAAAGCGGAGCTCGACTCGATGTTCGGCGGATTCGCTCAGGCGGAGTAGGCGAGTGATGCGGTACAGGCGAAGAGGCCGTCGAGCTCGAACTCCATGTCGAACGTTCGGAACCTCGTGTCGCCGCGGGCGAGCGACCTGGAACCGGCGATGCGCGACCGCATGCGCGCGGGTCCGTCGTGAAATTCGGCCAAGGGATTGAGCGCGAAGTCGGCGCTCCTCATCCAAACGTTAGTTGACACGTCCCGATCGACCCCGTCGAATGAGTAGATGAGGATCTGGGCCGCCTGGGCGGAGAGGCGAAGAAAGTCGTCATACCCGAGTGCGAGCTCGTTGCTCGATTCGGCCGCCTTGTGCTCAGAGGTGAGCGTGCCCTGCGCAGGGTCGAGGCCGACGATTTCCGATTTGATCTCTGTTGCTCGCGCCTCGCTGCACGACGGATTGGACCATCGCTGAACGCCGATCCTCTCGACGGCCGCGTCAGTCAGCGAAGGAAGCGCAGAAGCGGCCTCGACACCGGTGCTCACCGACATAC
This window harbors:
- a CDS encoding ABC transporter ATP-binding protein, with product MNTAPTIHAEQIVKLPSGNASAQQLPILRDCSVDLGGGLTAVVGPSGAGKTSLLYCLSGLDRPDRGQVSINGTDLYAMSDERRTRFLRQTASFVFQQYNLIGYLTVEENVRLPHALAKHRVEVAAVEEILSRFGLLEKRAARVNTLSGGEQQRAALCRAILMRPSVIFADEPTGALDTANTAVVLRVLRELATQECSVIMVTHDVESAALADRIVFMRDGTIAHVTGQLGVDDILHTMARLGGR
- a CDS encoding prolyl oligopeptidase family serine peptidase; the encoded protein is MALSGSEIAELAYEVERRRLQPWLDELREVKETTTAEVLGASDEDLRAHLRVGDTGGLVARFPMPDRSWQEMPLPAVVATDLAAWAPAADHRSVALISRTLDDNYSLSIYTAGTKVGASSVTHTERRVSSGVWAFGKGFIWVRRDASQRPRCVVCWNPGAVRTLFDEPEARRRVFIAGVREGRAVIVSRGSGSSAIFLTDDALTKTVEIVPRSAEDDAMALLVAGGLAVLDRRAQTVTMHLAESAHGIKLPPDFVATDLGEQHGELYVRGRRNHTAAVWLPADGPDAVWSAPEAGVIEISQISDRTIDLAVASMIHSPQTVSVERKTVPSTNAAALPGLISWTEWAVAEDGVRIPITLCGRVDTTGPSPVLTMVYGCYGLSLDAMHDPYLEHLMRAGIVIAICHVRGGGDFGPRWHDAARGSTKLKSITDYEACLSTITQLDMADAGRIGALASSAGALIATSAVLRQPGLVSVLQLVHPFLTPERILADTHAPLAASDWMEFGDPTKNRAGVESISPLAMLESSSATGMATPPLWIRAGSHDDRAPLNEIRLWLDVYANRLRGRQPDRTSDAVLQIGDHGHRGHANADDASEANVVAMAWLKRELLAGPSSPTAVID
- a CDS encoding FtsX-like permease family protein, with the translated sequence MYRYARRILLADLGSWWPAIATVAAVTALVGLCAAQFAWTHDDRFVAATQAQGHAITEFTIVSETIYMLVAVLALFSLTVVGTATVESTRRTFSQWRLVGASPGDVRRSTWALVATASLIGAVPGSLAGIGLSYVVVPAFNQMAAPGFNAPVLPPSILAWLASLVLGVATCLLGAFGPAHRASRTQAIEVFRDIPGRHRKGWWWRVPLAGLLLLFSLGMVVTAAALGAHSAGVAVMFNLALNAGISAVFFAYIVGPLCVPGLLAGLGHLAGTFGNVTGRLAARAAVERAGTSANTVAPLAAGIGGVGVILTSVESAAAVVRVVDSSAETNLADTVVMAALISFVLLVTSAAVVSLVSRDLEREHSLLRIAGMPSRRITGWYAWQALLLSLTAILLAAVPIIVTVATTAISSAAYVGYPIVAVPWTTLLLGLVVSWLVLFLVQWWPARASLRADVAVGLRSA
- the lanKC gene encoding class III lanthionine synthetase LanKC codes for the protein MPLDTRYLHYCQAGKPFYQPADNAGSSPALGSDIVQLTEWTVTRSQPWTVYVPSDRRLPRQGWKIHLSATRSNRAAVLRAASEYCYRHDIPFKHLSTEADFKSQNSKYANRASSGKFVTVYPESVEQFEKTLRDLDSTIGHLEGPYILSDRRWGTGPIFYRYGAFVQSNSETTFVTTLIAPDGTEVEDPREPAFTPPAWLDFPTFLSEQRDQAGGPEFPFEMVKALHFSNGGGVYLARALTNEFVGAGTDVVLKEARPHTAVDDDGLDAVDRLAHENRVLQDLASTGFVPQVHGIFRHWEHMFLVQEHVDGLDLKREWMKRTPVLKPRPWTLQEPDYLKWLERTIGRLEAAIGAFHRKGWLIGDIHPKNIIMRNGAHPVFIDLEFAHAMDERWRSTNGAPGYEPSKGLTGAAADRWSLGIVELDLVLPQATIADQGNHQKIVDLVAFGQEELGVPEAAAARILRNTVEALPHSESARPTMPPLEIDQLQRRFATAILSTIDLENPLAPVPSDIEVFEEGGDEARIGYPYGIVGVLAALTVSGVPLEDRLIRRSTGWIRERLSQIRSSGFKGREGIQYGLEQIGFHALAAEVERLDLAPPSDHTYWSGWAGVGLGALSRDSVHAKEIEAASDALSRLLETDVETPVAGLLHGWSGPALFWTTAFRRHAQRPEYKDLARRAIERDLSACGETLNGTIELDEGWRTLPYLGTGSAGVALAIEELNAISESPRFTQELDKLRLASTYFQCGQGGFAHGLTGFITMLARYPEMHSGAREVLESHMRSLQLHAVPFGEGLLIRGNQNLRLSCDFLTGSAGVLGGLSAVQGRWSGVPFLPGTDGSRMERR
- a CDS encoding ABC transporter ATP-binding protein; translation: MRRRKANADRKRVAGFRQAFGVMRPYQAVLWWALLIGICAAGISTIQPIFVSRVVDEFSGGITIGLPMLIVCLLIVGAGLTGMKELLIERAGERFAYDTRVALVELIYNLPIPRLEKHDRADIVSRVTSDVTAARMLLTSGIIDLAVGGATVIVSVVMMATIDPLLLSLALVAVLVVAIAVYKLGEKARPIGLSMQDSIGTLAGHLSRAIGSIKTIRAARATKAEGLGAQEQAAAVRRAGLEAANLRAIIQATTGVAVQLLIVVVVGIGALRVSVGAVSTGDLAAFIMYLMLIVTPITMMATIVSTLGEAFGALSRILELQREPIEDPGPDQEAAAAVRPRLDSPALEFDTVSFAYSLTRASNQPVALTLDNVSFAAAPGAVTALVGPSGAGKTTVFSLIERFYDVTEGTIRIHGRDMGSMSRDEVRSRVAYVDQDAAALSGTIRDNLRLNAPSADDETCAQALWKVGLLAEHEQAREVLDRSVGELGSRLSGGERQRLAFARAILSQAEILLLDEVTSHLDGRNESAIQDVMRSGDDQTVLVIAHRLSTIADADRIILFDEGRIRDAGTHRELLGRSELYLSLARTQFITSDPD